CGAGACGATCCAGGACTTCCAGTTCGTATGGGACACGAGCAGCTTCGTGACCGGAGCAAGCGTCGGCGTCGTTCCGATCACCGAAACGAGCGAAGGACTGGCCGAGACCTTGAACCAGGCAGATGCCGCGTGCTACGCGGCCAAAGACACCGGGCGAAATCGCATCCATGTCTTCGAGCCCGACGACCTGGAGATGGCGACCCGCCACCGCGAAACCGGTTGGGCGATGCGCATCAAGGACGCTCTGGAGAACGACCGATTCGCTCTGTACTATCAGTCGATTGCACCCCTCGGCGACGACAACGGGGGAAGCTACTACGAGTTTCTTTTGAGGCTCGACGACCTGGAGGAAGGAGCCATCCCCCCGGGCGCCTTCATGCCCGTGGCCGAGCGCTACGGATTGATGCCGTCCGTCGACCGATGGGTAATCCGCACTGCGCTCGGATGGCTTTCGAGTCACCGCCAGCACACGAGAGGACTCAAGCTCTGCGTGATCAACCTATCGGGTCACTCCCTCGGGGACGCACGCTTCCTCGATTTCGTCGTGAGGGAGATCAAGAGCGCTCGGGTCAGCGCGAAGAAAATCTGCTTCGAGATCACCGAGACGGCGGCGGTCACGAACTTGAGCCGGGCGAGAAAGTTCCTGCAGACCTTGAGGCGCCTCGGATGCCGCTTCTCACTCGACGATTTCGGCTCCGGGCTCTCCTCGTTCGCCTACTTGAAGACGCTTCCGGTCGACTTTCTGAAGATCGACGGCCTCTTCGTCAAGGGGATGGTAAAAGACGAGACGGATTTCGCCATAGTGCGATCCATCAACGACATGGCGCACGTCATGGGGAAGAGAACGATCGCGGAGTGGGCCGAAACCAACGACATCGTCGAAAAATTGCGACAGATCGGCGTCGATTTCGCTCAGGGAATGGCGATCGCGGAGCCCGTCGCGATCGAAACGCTCGGCTCCCGAGACGCTACCCACGTTCACTAAAACTCAGGGCCGAAAACGCCGCGTTCGCGCAGTCCTTTCAACGCTTCGTCATCCAAGCCCAGCCGTTCTCGCAGCACGTTGACCGTGTCCTCCCCGAGCACCGGGGGTGCTTCGTGCTTACGCTCCCCCGACCGCCCGAGCTTGATGGGATTGCCGGTGAGCGGCAATCGACCCAGCTTGGAATGCTCGACCTCGATGCGCATCTTTCGATCCGCGACCTGGGGGCTCTCGAAGACTTCGGCCACGTTCCGCACGCGTCCAACGGGAATGCCGGCGCGCCCAATGAGATCAATCCACTCGTCGGTCGTCTTCGAGAGGAAAAGGGACTCCAGACGTACCGAGAGCTCCTCGCGCCGCGCGACTCGCGACGCGTTGTGCTCGAGCTCCGGGACGTCGAGCTCGGGGCAGTCCACGGCGACGCAGAATCGCTTCCACAAGGTGTCGTTTCCCACCCCCACGATGACGTGGCCATCGGCCGTGGGGAAGGTCTCGTACGGCGTGAGCGAGGAATGACGGTTTCCGAGTCGCTTGGGCAGCTCCCCGGTCATCAAGTAGCCCTGAGCCTGGTAGCACAGCGTCGCCATGACGCTGTCGAACAAGGCGATGTCGATGCGCTCCCCTCGGCCGGTGCGCTCCCGATTGAACAAAGCGGCGAGTATCCCCTCGCTCGCCATCATTCCAGTAAAGATGTCCGCAAGGGAAACTCCGACCTTCATCGGCATCCCTTCGGGCTCACCGGTGAGCGCCATCCACCCGCCCTCGCCCTGCATCACGGCATCGTAGCCGGGCCGCTCGCGGTGCGGGCCGGTCTGTCCGTAACCCGAGATGGAACAGTAGACGAGGCGAGGGTGGCGGTCGCAGAGTTGCTCGTATCCCAAGCCGAGCCGGTCCATCGTGCCCGGGCGGAAGTTCTCTACCAGCACGTCCGTGCTCGACAAGAGGCGCTGGACCAGAGCCCTGCCTTCCTCTCTCTTGAGATCGAGACACAGACTACGCTTGTTCCGGTTGACCGCGAGAAAATAGGCGCTCTCGCCGCCGACGAAGGGCGGGCCCCAATGGCGGCAGTCGTCACCGGATGGGGGCTCGATCTTGAGTACTTCGGCGCCGAGATCGCCGAGAAGCATCGTGCAATAGGGCCCCGCCAATATCCGCGAAAAATCCAGAACGGTGAGGCCGGAAAGCGGCGGCTCACCCATCAGAAAGCGCCCGATCCATCATGGCGACGGCGTCGTCCACGTCGGCCCTCGT
This portion of the Vicinamibacteria bacterium genome encodes:
- a CDS encoding CoA transferase, whose translation is MGEPPLSGLTVLDFSRILAGPYCTMLLGDLGAEVLKIEPPSGDDCRHWGPPFVGGESAYFLAVNRNKRSLCLDLKREEGRALVQRLLSSTDVLVENFRPGTMDRLGLGYEQLCDRHPRLVYCSISGYGQTGPHRERPGYDAVMQGEGGWMALTGEPEGMPMKVGVSLADIFTGMMASEGILAALFNRERTGRGERIDIALFDSVMATLCYQAQGYLMTGELPKRLGNRHSSLTPYETFPTADGHVIVGVGNDTLWKRFCVAVDCPELDVPELEHNASRVARREELSVRLESLFLSKTTDEWIDLIGRAGIPVGRVRNVAEVFESPQVADRKMRIEVEHSKLGRLPLTGNPIKLGRSGERKHEAPPVLGEDTVNVLRERLGLDDEALKGLRERGVFGPEF